The sequence TCACGTTGTAGACCACCAGGAAGCCGGTGTTCTCGTTCACGCCGATCGCCTGGGGCACCGTGCCCAGCGCGCCGGACTCCTCCACGCCTTCTGCTTCGACGCCTCCACAGCCCGCCACGCACAGCGAGACCAGCACCAGGACCGCAACCTTGAAGTTCATGGGCACCTTCACCGCCATTCGAGCTGAGGGATTCAGGCTCGATAGGAAGGAGGGCCGGACCTGGCGCGCATCCCAGGAAAAATGAGAAATCCGTGTGACGCGCTCTTCAGTCCCAGTGCTCGAGCTCAAGCATTGGCGGCAGCGCCCAGGAATGGCGCCTCGCCTCGTAGACAGAGACCGTGGGTGACGGAAAGCTGGGATCGGCGAAGGCACCGACGGCAACGGAGATGAAGTCCGGCAAGGTGCTGGGCTCCCAGTACACGGTGGAGCCACACACCGGACAGAAGTGGAGGGTGGCGGAGTTACCGCTGTCTCCCACCCGCGAGAACGCGGTGGAGCGCCCTTCGATGGCAGAGACGTCCTGTCGGCGGAACCGGGCTTGCGTCCCGAAGACGCTCCCGGTCCTTCGCTGACACTCCAGGCAGTGGCATATCGACACCCGGACGGGCTCGCCCGTGCACACCACCCGCAACTGGCCACAACTACAGGATGCTCGACGCAAGGGCGTCCTCTTTCTATAGGGAGGTGCGCAGAGCATCAGAGCTTGCTTAGCCCCACCGCTCAAGGAGGTTCGCATGCCGAAAACGATGACGCTGTCCCAGGTGATGAAGCAGCTCGAGGGGCAGGGCGACGAGAAGGTGCGCCAGCGCTACGTGCGCGATGGCGCAGGGGACAACGTTTTCGGCGTGCTGCTCGGCAAGATCCGTGGCCTCGCAGAGGCGCTCGGGACGAACCACGGGCTCGGCCTGGAGCTGTGGGCGACGGGCAACCACGAGGCGCGCATCCTCGCGTGCATGCTGCTCGATCCCGCGGCGCTCACCGAGAAGGAGGCGCGCGCGCTCCTCGAGCCGCTCTCGAATCAGACCCTGGTCGACGAGCTCGTCGGACGCGTGCTCGTGCATGCGCCCATCGCCGAGGCGCTGCAGGTGCGGTGGATGGATGGCAGCAAGGAACTTCCCCGCCGCGCTGGGTGGAAGCTCCTCGCCGGGCGCATCGCGCGCGGGCTCGCGAAGGACCTCGATGTCCGCGCGACGCTCGCGCGCATCGAGCATGAGTTGCCACCCGCCCCGTACCGGGTGAAGGAGGGCATCAACTTCTGCCTCGTCTGGATCGGCCTCCACCTGCCCGCGTACACGCAGGAGGCCATTGCCATCGGCGAGCGCCTCGGACGGTGGGACCCGCGACCGATCCCGAAGGGCTGCACGTCGAGCTATGCGCCGGAGTGGATCGCGGCGTCACTCGCGCTGCGTCGAGGCGAGAAGACCGAGGCACGAAAGGCGATGGATGCGGCCGCAAAGGCGAAGGCCACTCCGGCCAGGAAGAAGAGCGCTGGGAAGAGGCCTCCTGCCAAGAAGAGGGCGCGCTGACATCGCGCGCTCTTGGGCCGGCTCTTGCCTCGCCGCTGCCCAAGGCGGGGGGAGCTCAGGCTGCGAAACACCCCGTCAAAGGCTCTTGAAGTGCTTTTGGAGCCATGGACAGAGCAGCATCACCGCCACCCAAGCCAGCGCGAGCAGCACCAGGCCTCCCGTGCTGCCCGAGGTGCTGCATCCACCCCAGGGTGATTCGCGCACGCAGCGCTGCTCGAGGGTGACCGGGACGGGCTCGGATCTGTTGCCGGCGAGATCCACCGCGGTGAGCGTGCCCCGAATCGTGCGATTCGCGGCGGGACACGAGAACGCCAGACTTGCCTCGGCGGGGAGCCCTGCGGCCAGGAGCGTGTCACCCTCGTGGAGAAGGTACGTGACCGCACCCGCGCTGCTGGCAGTGAGCCGGGCGAAGCCGGTTTCCACGAAGCACTCCGCGCCGCTTGCTTCCTCTTGCGGAACATAAGGGAGGATCTTCCCCACCGTGACAGACGGAGCCGCAGGCGCGGTCCCATCTTCGGAACTCCCGGTGGTGAAGGAGGTGAGGGTGATGGGGCCGCCCCCTTGCTGGAGCAACTCGATCCGGTAGCGGGAGTTCGCCGCGAGGGGCGACTCCGGGATGAGCTCGGCGTTCTCGTGAGTGCCATCTCCTGGCTTCCAGGAGAGCGTGAAGGGCACATTCTCCACGGAGCCATTCGGGCCCTCGCGCAGCCAGGCGAACGAGCGGGTTGCGCTCTTGAAGGTCAACAGGCTCACGTGAGCATTGAGTGGGACCTCGGTCTGCTGCTGCTTGGGAACGACGTGGTACCAGAGCGCGATGTCACACGCCCAGGACGGGCCCGCGGCTCCGAGGAACCCCGCCAGGGCGATGCCCCAGGCCCAGCTTGCTGAAATCCGCTTCATGTATGGCTGCCTCCCGCGCCAGCAGTCAGCAATCGCTGTGCCGCACCGCAAAGGGCGGGAGTTCCCAGGCGCCGCCTCGCTCCATCCACGGGGAGTGAGGCTCCAGCTCTCAGAAAAGTGAGGCGGTGCCCCTGGCCCCTGTCCGTTCCAGCTCCTCCGCCACCTCCGCTGTACTGTGCTCCAGCCGCGTCCTGCACTTACCGCAACAGCAACGCGCAGAACCCCCCATCACCTACAACCCCCACGGTGAACCAGGCCACAGAGTTCCCAACACTACCGCTGTGGAGTTCCCGCAGGGGGTGCAGCCCTGAATCGACGAGCCGCGCCGCGGCCGCCGCACGGCCTCCGGGAGGGACTTACGCAACAGCGTCAGCGCCGCCAGCAGCGCCGCGCCCAGCGTGACCAGCACGCCGTACGAGCCTGTCGAGGCGACCGCCGCGGCGACGACGCCCACGAGCAGCTCTTGGACCTGAGGACGAGCTACCTCAAGGCATTGAGTGCCGATCCTTGCCACTTTGCGCTGGAAGGTGGCTCCACGTCCCAGCGTCAATGGCGCCGATGCTCAACCGCTCCGAGGTCGAATCCGCTCTCTCTCAGTTCCTCCCCTTCGAGCACACTGAGCTCCGATGGAGTGAACTTGATGGCGTTGTGGACGAGGTGGTCCAGACCTGATTCAGCAGGTCCTCGTCTGCGGTCTGGACCACTTCGTCGAGGCCCGCCTCGATTTCAGTACACCTGGTACCCATTCAGGAACAGGTCTACCTGCAGGAGATAGGAGTCCTCACCTGCATGCGCGTAAGAGTCCCAGTAGTAGAATGTGCCGTCGTTGTTCGGTTGGATGCCGAGGGAATGAGCCGTGG comes from Hyalangium minutum and encodes:
- a CDS encoding GFA family protein, translating into MRRASCSCGQLRVVCTGEPVRVSICHCLECQRRTGSVFGTQARFRRQDVSAIEGRSTAFSRVGDSGNSATLHFCPVCGSTVYWEPSTLPDFISVAVGAFADPSFPSPTVSVYEARRHSWALPPMLELEHWD
- a CDS encoding DNA alkylation repair protein produces the protein MPKTMTLSQVMKQLEGQGDEKVRQRYVRDGAGDNVFGVLLGKIRGLAEALGTNHGLGLELWATGNHEARILACMLLDPAALTEKEARALLEPLSNQTLVDELVGRVLVHAPIAEALQVRWMDGSKELPRRAGWKLLAGRIARGLAKDLDVRATLARIEHELPPAPYRVKEGINFCLVWIGLHLPAYTQEAIAIGERLGRWDPRPIPKGCTSSYAPEWIAASLALRRGEKTEARKAMDAAAKAKATPARKKSAGKRPPAKKRAR